One region of Myxocyprinus asiaticus isolate MX2 ecotype Aquarium Trade chromosome 38, UBuf_Myxa_2, whole genome shotgun sequence genomic DNA includes:
- the LOC127429378 gene encoding E3 ubiquitin-protein ligase RNF14-like, giving the protein MSNNQEAQEDELLALESIYDEEEFRRAESGQEGEIHLCLELPPNFELIVKGQACVECGISFLPPLVLSFELPADYPSSSAPVFTLSSKWLTRVQITALCKRLDELWEENRGNVVLFSWSQFLKEETLEFLGIQSPLEIQSIGDKLQCESGQKQAVDADGDKLQELDQRAVQVVDPHTDILKQLLDFNEAQKQKVFDGKVFCCGICFSEKLGSNCLLFKECQHVYCKTCMKEYFEIQIRDGNVHCLNCPEPKCTSIATPTQVKLLVGEDEFARYERLLLQSSLDRMADVVYCPRKTCCMAVMVEPDSTMGICPSCRYAFCTKCKQTYHGLSICKEDEILRLQEEYQAASAAEKKQLNREYKKKIFKRAKNEALSEKYVKNNCKQCPSCGANIQKVEGCNKMTCSSCRQYFCWICLKVLNTVNPYNHFNTSSSPCFNLLHDETAAQGAR; this is encoded by the exons ATGTCCAACAACCAGGAAGCCCAAGAAGATGAACTGCTGGCTCTAGAGAGCATATATGATGAAGAAGAGTTTCGCAGGGCAGAATCAGGACAGGAGGGCGAGATCCATCTGTGCCTTGAACTTCCTCCAAACTTCGAACTGATAGTCAAGG GGCAGGCATGTGTAGAGTGTGGTATATCATTTCTACCCCCCTTGGTTCTGAGTTTTGAACTCCCTGCTGATTACCCTTCATCATCAGCTCCAGTCTTTACTCTAAGCTCCAAATGGCTCACAAGAGTCCAG ATCACTGCTCTTTGCAAGAGACTGGACGAGCTTTGGGAGGAGAACCGGGGCAATGTTGTTCTTTTTTCCTGGTCCCAGTTCCTAAAGGAAGAGACTCTGGAATTCTTGGGCATCCAGTCTCCACTGGAGATCCAAAGCATTGGTGACAAGCTTCAGTGTGAATCTGGCCAGAAGCAAGCAGTAGATGCTGATGGAGATAAACTGCAAGAGTTGGACCAACGAGCTGTTCAAGTAGTCGACCCTCATACGGACATCCTAAAGCAGCTGCTGGATTTTAATGAAGCTCAGAAGCAGAAGGTGTTTGATGGGAAGGTCTTCTGTTGTGGGATCTGCTTCTCTGAGAAGCTGGGCTCAAACTGTTTGCTCTTCAAAGAGTGTCAGCATGTCTACTGCAAGACCTGCATGAAGGAATACTTTGAGATCCAGATCAGAGACGGCAATGTCCATTGCCTTAACTGCCCTGAACCAAAGTGTACATCCATAGCCACTCCAACACAG GTGAAACTTCTGGTGGGAGAAGACGAGTTTGCCCGCTATGAACGCCTCCTCCTTCAATCAAGTCTGGACCGAATGGCAGATGTGGTGTACTGTCCTCGCAAGACTTGCTGCATGGCTGTGATGGTGGAGCCTGACTCCACCATGGGCATCTGCCCCTCTTGCCGTTACGCCTTCTGCACTAAATGCAAGCAAACCTACCATGGCCTCTCCATTTGCAAAGAGG ATGAGATTCTCAGGTTGCAGGAAGAGTACCAAGCTGCAAGTGCAGCAGAGAAGAAGCAACTTAACAGGGAATACAAGAAGAAGATCTTTAAGAGAGCGAAGAATGAGGCTTTGAGTGAAAAGTATGTGAAGAATAACTGCAAGCAGTGTCCCTCCTGTGGCGCTAACATACAG AAGGTTGAGGGCTGTAACAAGATGACCTGTTCCTCCTGTAGGCAGTATTTCTGCTGGATTTGCCTAAAAGTTCTCAACACTGTGAACCCCTACAATCACTTCAATACGTCCAGCTCACCATGCTTTAATCT ATTACATGATGAAACGGCAGCACAGGGGGCTCGATGA